From the Limosilactobacillus panis genome, one window contains:
- the ltrA gene encoding group II intron reverse transcriptase/maturase has translation MRQSQKTEPQADRLSRIGLENRKYTRARSTDYGEGKGMSVTIQDQVLDRNNLNQAYLRVKRNKGAAGIDDMTVDGLLQYLRENKTELITNLREGNYKPVPVKRVEIPKPNGGVRKLGIPTAVDRLVQQAVAQVLTPIFERIFSDNSFGFRPHRGAQDAIAKVVKLYNQGYRRVVDLDLKAYFDNVNHDLMIKYLQQYINDPWTLRLIRKFLTSGVLDHGLFARSDKGTPQGGPLSPLLANIYLNELDKELTRRGHHFVRYADDCNIYVKSQRAGERVMRSITHFLEKQLKVKVNPDKTKVGSPLRLKFLGFSLGVDRNGAYARPAKQSQKRVKQALKLLTKRNRGVSIEQMFEEIHRKMRGWLQYYSIGKLTGFIQRLDQWLRARIRQYIWKQWKKFKTKITNLQRLGLSYRDAYVFASTRKGYWRTAHSKTLSYSLTNRKLEHLGLINMSKTLQSIQSD, from the coding sequence GTGCGACAATCGCAGAAAACAGAACCACAAGCTGACCGCTTGTCGAGGATAGGTTTGGAAAACCGAAAGTACACAAGGGCGCGTAGTACCGATTATGGTGAAGGTAAAGGTATGAGTGTCACTATCCAAGACCAAGTCTTGGACCGCAATAACCTGAACCAGGCTTATTTGCGAGTTAAGAGAAATAAAGGAGCAGCGGGCATTGATGATATGACTGTCGATGGCCTCCTGCAATATCTTAGAGAAAATAAAACGGAGTTAATCACCAACCTACGTGAAGGCAATTATAAGCCAGTACCGGTTAAACGAGTGGAAATTCCCAAGCCCAACGGTGGAGTGAGAAAACTAGGGATACCAACGGCAGTGGACCGCCTGGTCCAACAAGCAGTTGCCCAAGTGCTCACGCCAATCTTTGAGCGTATTTTCTCGGATAATAGTTTTGGCTTTCGCCCTCATCGTGGAGCCCAAGACGCAATCGCAAAGGTAGTTAAACTATATAATCAGGGATATCGAAGAGTAGTCGACTTAGACCTGAAGGCCTATTTCGATAACGTCAACCATGATTTGATGATTAAGTACCTCCAACAATATATTAATGACCCATGGACGCTAAGACTTATCCGCAAGTTTTTGACTAGCGGGGTCTTAGATCATGGGCTTTTCGCTAGGAGTGACAAAGGAACGCCGCAAGGTGGACCATTATCACCATTACTGGCGAATATTTACCTAAATGAGTTGGATAAAGAGTTGACCAGACGTGGCCATCACTTTGTACGCTATGCGGATGATTGTAATATTTATGTTAAAAGTCAACGGGCGGGAGAACGAGTAATGCGCAGTATTACCCATTTTCTCGAAAAGCAATTGAAAGTTAAAGTTAATCCAGATAAAACTAAAGTTGGTAGTCCCCTAAGATTGAAGTTTCTTGGCTTTTCACTAGGTGTAGACCGTAACGGTGCCTATGCCCGACCGGCCAAGCAATCACAAAAGCGAGTTAAGCAAGCACTAAAGCTGTTAACAAAGCGCAATCGGGGAGTATCCATTGAGCAAATGTTTGAGGAAATTCATCGCAAAATGCGGGGTTGGCTTCAATATTACTCAATTGGGAAACTGACTGGCTTTATTCAACGACTTGACCAGTGGTTAAGGGCGCGAATAAGGCAATATATCTGGAAGCAATGGAAGAAATTCAAAACTAAGATTACTAACTTACAAAGGCTCGGATTGTCTTATCGTGATGCATATGTCTTCGCTAGTACCCGTAAGGGCTACTGGCGAACCGCACACAGTAAGACTTTGAGTTATTCTCTAACAAATAGAAAACTGGAGCACCTTGGACTAATAAATATGTCCAAGACGCTCCAATCAATTCAAAGTGATTAA
- a CDS encoding NAD(P)-dependent oxidoreductase, whose product MARAKILITGDIPEAGLQELRQNFDVFDNAAVTDRSWVLRHLHEFDGMILSGTKGDRELLDAGTNLKIISTKGDGFDNVDIDYAKQKGIVVAHCPRSVRYSTAETALGLILATARRFHFYDHAIREGKWLDVSNPKYMGMNLAGKTLGIYGYGGIGGQVAKFCQVLGMKVLYNKRHRLPAEEEKQRKIEYADFATLVKEADILSLHAPATPETAGVFNKAVFKQMKKTALLVNVARGSLVKEDDLVWALETGEIAGAGLDVYEHEPKVTAALRKLDNVVLLPHVGTGTTAARVAMAKEASQNLISYLRDGVAINQVNK is encoded by the coding sequence ATGGCAAGAGCAAAAATCCTAATTACTGGCGACATCCCTGAAGCGGGACTACAAGAATTACGACAAAATTTTGATGTCTTCGACAATGCAGCGGTTACCGACCGGTCGTGGGTCCTCCGCCACCTCCATGAATTTGATGGGATGATCCTTTCAGGAACCAAAGGGGATCGTGAACTCCTTGATGCCGGGACCAACCTGAAAATTATTTCGACTAAGGGGGATGGCTTTGATAACGTTGACATTGACTACGCAAAACAAAAGGGAATCGTGGTTGCCCACTGTCCCCGCAGTGTTCGCTACTCAACCGCGGAAACTGCCCTGGGCCTGATTCTGGCAACGGCCCGACGTTTTCACTTTTATGACCACGCAATCCGTGAGGGCAAGTGGCTCGACGTTTCCAACCCGAAGTATATGGGCATGAACCTGGCGGGGAAAACGCTAGGTATCTATGGTTATGGCGGGATTGGTGGCCAGGTTGCCAAGTTCTGCCAGGTCCTGGGGATGAAAGTCCTGTACAACAAGCGGCACCGCTTACCCGCTGAAGAGGAAAAGCAGCGGAAAATTGAGTATGCCGATTTCGCGACCTTGGTTAAAGAGGCCGATATATTAAGCCTCCACGCACCTGCAACCCCGGAAACTGCCGGAGTATTTAACAAAGCGGTCTTTAAGCAGATGAAGAAGACGGCCTTGCTGGTCAATGTTGCCCGGGGGAGCCTGGTTAAGGAGGATGACCTTGTCTGGGCCCTGGAAACAGGTGAAATTGCAGGTGCCGGTCTGGATGTTTACGAACACGAGCCCAAGGTTACTGCCGCGCTCCGTAAACTTGATAATGTTGTTCTGTTACCCCATGTGGGGACGGGAACCACAGCTGCCCGGGTTGCGATGGCCAAGGAGGCGTCGCAAAACCTCATTTCCTATCTCCGCGACGGGGTGGCAATTAATCAGGTAAATAAGTAA
- a CDS encoding TIM barrel protein, with the protein MFQPQLGLKGSSDRQQIDDRLVHHPHVYEFFTAARDFTPEGYRHLARAIQYVQSQGIKNIVLHHPMTFHGYHSDVVAPEKEYPDLYRFIETTTEQLIRLADDYHVQVLVHGGYSGDQVKHMVALYPSVESARQAVYQRLDRFTRAGRDQIMFENSIAPVFAYGDPDEEDEILSHHYRLAFDISHCFIGLHGDNRGLQASLKHLAPAVVHYHLVDSMGLTHDSLTLGTGKVDWAPVLPLLNPHATSIYEINLRDQSNCQEQLDSHAYLCQIARHLRKKEKN; encoded by the coding sequence ATGTTTCAACCACAGCTGGGGCTAAAGGGAAGCAGCGACCGTCAGCAAATCGACGACCGGCTAGTACACCATCCCCACGTTTACGAATTCTTTACCGCCGCCCGTGATTTTACCCCCGAGGGTTACCGTCACCTGGCGCGGGCAATCCAATACGTCCAATCGCAGGGAATTAAAAACATCGTCCTCCACCACCCGATGACCTTCCACGGTTACCATTCTGACGTGGTGGCTCCCGAAAAGGAGTATCCTGACCTCTACCGCTTCATTGAGACAACTACAGAGCAGTTGATTCGCCTGGCTGATGACTATCACGTCCAGGTACTCGTTCACGGTGGCTACTCTGGTGACCAAGTCAAGCACATGGTCGCTTTATACCCATCAGTTGAATCTGCCCGCCAGGCCGTTTACCAGCGGTTGGACCGCTTTACCCGGGCAGGACGGGACCAAATCATGTTTGAAAACTCGATTGCCCCCGTCTTTGCCTATGGTGACCCGGACGAGGAAGACGAGATCTTAAGCCACCACTACCGGCTGGCATTCGACATCTCACACTGCTTCATCGGGCTACATGGTGACAACCGCGGCCTCCAGGCTTCCCTCAAGCACCTCGCCCCAGCCGTTGTCCACTACCACCTGGTTGATTCGATGGGGTTGACTCACGATAGCTTGACACTGGGGACAGGTAAGGTCGACTGGGCACCAGTCCTTCCCCTGCTTAACCCCCATGCAACCAGTATTTACGAGATTAACCTACGCGACCAAAGCAACTGTCAAGAGCAGTTGGATAGTCACGCTTACCTGTGTCAAATTGCCCGCCACCTGCGTAAGAAGGAGAAAAACTGA
- a CDS encoding C69 family dipeptidase → MKKNLSACTTVLVGKSATIDGSVMAARNDDTFAPLTPQRFVTYPAYHNHPNQVKAYLNKCVVDRPADGYRYQGTPNVNYEKEGVFDESGFNEKNVGMSATESVYANERVLAVDPLNTETGINEDLIVAATLPFIDSAKNGVEYLGQLIAKYGSAEGNGVIFADKNDVWYMEIVTGHQWVAQRIPDDAYAVTGNRIAIQQVDFDDPANFMWSDGIQEFVEKNNLNPDKHGWNFRHIFGTADVFDQYYNTPRQWYGHKLLNPSVEQDPLNFDLPFIMRSDRKLTLKDVQDVLSSHYQGTPYDPLGHEGNKQEREMFRPISLNRTQNSHVLQIRNDLPEAASTIMWMALGVPTFTPYVPFFGNADDIDVSYRETPKKLNMDFKSAYWMYRALSMIVESHHAEFTQADLDYLKDSREYFYRWVNKVAHQVEGVDPKEVNQFLSDRTHEMVAEMAKRTKKLMAELIMHGLELSKLTFNIDKNL, encoded by the coding sequence ATGAAGAAGAACTTATCCGCTTGTACAACGGTCCTTGTTGGGAAGAGCGCAACCATTGACGGCTCCGTCATGGCGGCCCGGAACGATGATACCTTCGCTCCCCTTACTCCCCAACGCTTTGTCACTTACCCGGCCTACCATAACCACCCGAACCAGGTAAAGGCCTACCTTAATAAGTGTGTGGTTGACCGTCCTGCCGATGGTTACCGTTACCAGGGGACCCCAAACGTTAACTACGAAAAAGAAGGGGTCTTTGATGAGAGCGGCTTTAATGAAAAGAACGTGGGGATGAGTGCGACCGAAAGTGTCTACGCAAACGAGCGGGTCCTGGCGGTTGACCCCTTGAACACCGAAACCGGGATCAACGAAGACCTAATCGTGGCAGCAACCCTCCCGTTCATCGATAGTGCTAAGAACGGGGTTGAATACCTCGGTCAGTTAATCGCTAAGTATGGCTCTGCCGAAGGAAACGGGGTAATCTTCGCCGACAAGAACGATGTCTGGTACATGGAAATCGTCACTGGTCACCAGTGGGTTGCCCAGCGAATCCCCGATGATGCGTATGCCGTAACCGGTAACCGAATTGCTATCCAACAGGTTGACTTCGATGACCCGGCCAACTTCATGTGGTCCGACGGCATTCAAGAATTCGTTGAGAAGAACAATTTGAACCCGGACAAGCACGGTTGGAACTTCCGCCATATCTTTGGGACCGCTGACGTTTTCGACCAGTACTACAATACGCCCCGGCAATGGTACGGCCACAAACTGCTCAACCCAAGTGTTGAACAGGACCCGCTGAACTTTGATCTGCCCTTCATCATGCGGAGTGACCGGAAGTTGACCTTAAAGGATGTCCAAGATGTCCTCAGCAGTCACTATCAAGGCACCCCTTACGATCCGCTGGGTCACGAGGGCAACAAGCAAGAACGGGAAATGTTCCGGCCAATTTCCTTGAACCGGACCCAGAATTCGCACGTCCTGCAAATTCGCAACGACCTACCCGAAGCGGCCTCCACCATCATGTGGATGGCCTTGGGGGTGCCAACCTTCACTCCATATGTTCCATTCTTTGGTAACGCCGACGATATTGACGTTAGCTACCGGGAGACGCCAAAGAAGCTTAACATGGACTTCAAGAGTGCCTACTGGATGTACCGGGCCCTCTCGATGATTGTTGAATCCCACCACGCTGAATTTACCCAGGCCGATCTCGACTACTTAAAGGACAGCCGGGAATACTTTTATCGGTGGGTAAACAAAGTTGCCCACCAGGTTGAGGGGGTGGATCCTAAGGAAGTTAACCAATTTTTGAGTGACCGGACCCACGAAATGGTTGCCGAAATGGCCAAGCGGACCAAGAAGCTGATGGCCGAACTAATCATGCATGGCCTAGAGCTTTCCAAGCTGACCTTCAACATAGACAAGAATTTGTAA
- a CDS encoding DUF1836 domain-containing protein, translated as MIENNQYKQWQEQLIHVKFPRWKELPALGLYIDQVVTIVNEQLSGVGVEPLTKSMVNNYVKKKIIQAPVKKKYAVNQLVDLLIIGFFKPSFSIEEIRRGIAQATLQSYPQQAYDRFVTILDQKLAGKKVAVENADAQTVELTSLAIDAVLAHLKAIHLVREMRCQQAPQVVVKKK; from the coding sequence ATGATAGAAAATAATCAATACAAGCAGTGGCAAGAACAGTTAATCCACGTTAAGTTCCCACGCTGGAAGGAACTCCCGGCCCTGGGGTTGTACATTGACCAGGTAGTCACAATCGTTAATGAGCAACTTAGCGGGGTCGGTGTTGAACCGCTGACCAAGTCAATGGTTAACAACTACGTGAAGAAGAAAATCATCCAGGCACCCGTCAAGAAAAAGTACGCCGTTAACCAGTTGGTCGACCTTTTGATTATTGGCTTTTTCAAACCAAGCTTCTCAATTGAAGAAATTCGGCGGGGGATCGCCCAAGCAACACTGCAGTCGTATCCGCAACAGGCATACGACCGCTTTGTGACAATTCTTGACCAGAAGCTGGCGGGGAAAAAAGTGGCCGTGGAAAACGCAGATGCCCAGACCGTTGAACTGACGAGCCTAGCGATTGACGCGGTACTGGCCCATTTAAAAGCTATCCACCTAGTACGCGAGATGCGGTGCCAGCAGGCTCCTCAAGTAGTTGTTAAGAAAAAATAA
- a CDS encoding multidrug ABC transporter ATPase, whose translation MSSVVLNGVTFEAKSGDQLEDVSMGLVSPQMVAICSSDDGPAAAVDQLLLSQGNIIDGSVEINGQDIANFRRHPERVMAFFENIQLKGKTVEKAIHRALRHMSGALDVEHTLQMLLPLGIKYNIKTATLSAVQQQELKIIILLALRCPIVVLGDALDGLTEKSRLVIGNLIKDYTKKTDSLVIFTSDNVSTMMRFANTIYYFNSNRLTSARDLTMNDGVDCTVTVTGTGFPVEMAVKLGAHMLEEAENEVRFLFAGNIQALLPLLEQSTITDIRIEDSMVEDELMAY comes from the coding sequence GTGAGTAGCGTTGTATTAAATGGGGTAACCTTTGAAGCTAAATCTGGTGACCAATTAGAGGACGTTTCAATGGGGTTGGTATCACCGCAGATGGTGGCCATTTGTAGCAGTGATGATGGTCCAGCTGCAGCCGTTGACCAACTTTTGTTGAGCCAGGGAAATATTATTGATGGCTCTGTTGAAATTAATGGGCAGGACATCGCCAACTTCCGGCGGCACCCAGAGCGGGTGATGGCCTTCTTTGAAAATATTCAGCTGAAAGGCAAAACGGTCGAAAAGGCTATTCATCGGGCATTACGACACATGAGTGGGGCTCTTGATGTCGAGCATACCCTCCAGATGCTTTTGCCCCTAGGAATCAAGTACAACATAAAGACGGCCACCCTCAGTGCGGTTCAGCAGCAGGAACTAAAGATCATCATCCTACTTGCCTTGCGCTGCCCCATTGTGGTGTTGGGGGATGCGCTGGATGGCCTGACGGAAAAGTCTCGGCTGGTAATCGGCAACCTTATTAAGGACTACACAAAGAAAACCGATTCCCTGGTTATTTTTACGAGTGACAATGTTTCAACAATGATGCGGTTTGCCAACACCATTTACTACTTCAACAGTAACCGTTTGACATCAGCCCGGGATCTGACGATGAATGACGGGGTCGATTGCACGGTTACCGTTACCGGGACCGGCTTCCCCGTTGAAATGGCGGTTAAGCTAGGGGCCCATATGTTGGAAGAGGCGGAAAACGAAGTCCGCTTTCTGTTTGCCGGTAACATCCAAGCCCTCTTGCCGCTACTTGAACAGAGCACGATCACCGATATTCGGATTGAGGATTCAATGGTTGAAGATGAATTGATGGCCTACTGA
- the ybaK gene encoding Cys-tRNA(Pro) deacylase has protein sequence MSKKNKKSKLKKTQVEQILDKNKIAYKQAEFPTHQDGDVRTMTVDHTGVDEHTVYKTLVLSGNVTGPLVGVLPIDTQLDEKKLAKVSGNKKVNMVPLKKLLKTTGYVHGANTPVGIYEKYQYPIFIDQVAEEQGEIYVSSGKIGRSVCLNATDLAKLVHAKFADLEQK, from the coding sequence ATGAGCAAAAAGAACAAAAAAAGCAAGTTGAAAAAGACCCAGGTTGAGCAAATCCTGGACAAAAATAAGATTGCATATAAGCAGGCAGAATTTCCAACCCACCAGGATGGGGACGTGCGGACAATGACCGTGGACCACACTGGGGTCGATGAGCATACCGTCTACAAGACCCTGGTCCTGTCCGGAAACGTCACCGGGCCGCTCGTGGGGGTCTTGCCGATTGATACCCAACTGGACGAAAAGAAGCTCGCCAAGGTCTCCGGTAACAAGAAGGTCAACATGGTTCCCTTAAAGAAACTCCTGAAGACAACCGGCTACGTCCACGGTGCCAATACACCCGTGGGGATTTACGAAAAGTACCAGTACCCAATCTTCATCGACCAGGTTGCCGAGGAACAGGGGGAGATTTACGTTTCGTCTGGTAAGATTGGCCGGTCCGTCTGCCTGAATGCCACCGACCTTGCCAAGCTCGTCCACGCTAAGTTTGCCGACCTTGAGCAAAAGTAA
- a CDS encoding acyltransferase, protein MADLDTLNQADIGDFEKVMAVTTVMIQSVISFLMMDSLPVGQQFFLGGIYEVVKFSASAFIFGILFSTIRTHPQATLRDYPRFMWNRWHVLFVPSILWTTVYLLVLPQVQQHHHYHDWRQFCWQFINGNAAPHLWYNVMMLQFIILMPFFWWLARVVQSHPHSGGIVFLLALIFELGWHWLYEYQVFHGPEAEHWYLIDRFFLSFLIFGIAGTLLCKFYNQLLPFLMRHWLTQVVCWLLLFYFVTINFFSYGVPVKLTNAPYYLPSMIFYNLSTIGLIVTLASYMQKFWNQWLPFIHWVALYAHRSYLGHVFWLYWCWQGINHFIPHLFLAVKFPLLVILTITLSFTFSYCAHLTWTRIKRVLNIRHLVNGIE, encoded by the coding sequence ATGGCAGATCTCGACACACTTAACCAGGCTGATATTGGTGATTTTGAAAAGGTAATGGCCGTCACCACCGTAATGATCCAATCGGTAATTAGCTTTTTGATGATGGACAGTCTCCCCGTTGGTCAACAGTTTTTCCTCGGCGGTATCTACGAGGTGGTAAAGTTTAGTGCCTCAGCTTTTATCTTCGGGATCTTGTTCTCAACAATCCGAACCCACCCCCAGGCGACGCTACGGGACTACCCGCGATTCATGTGGAATCGCTGGCACGTTCTCTTTGTTCCTTCCATTTTATGGACCACCGTCTACCTCCTGGTCCTGCCTCAGGTCCAGCAACACCACCACTACCATGACTGGCGGCAGTTTTGCTGGCAGTTTATCAACGGGAACGCCGCCCCCCACCTCTGGTATAACGTGATGATGCTCCAATTTATCATTTTAATGCCGTTCTTCTGGTGGCTTGCCCGGGTCGTGCAAAGCCATCCCCATAGCGGGGGTATTGTCTTCTTGCTGGCACTGATATTCGAACTCGGCTGGCACTGGCTCTACGAGTACCAGGTCTTCCACGGCCCCGAAGCAGAGCACTGGTACCTCATTGACCGCTTTTTCTTAAGCTTTTTGATCTTTGGAATTGCTGGCACCCTCCTCTGTAAATTCTATAACCAGCTGCTGCCCTTTCTGATGCGCCATTGGCTAACCCAGGTTGTCTGCTGGCTTCTTCTCTTTTACTTTGTCACCATCAATTTCTTTAGTTACGGGGTCCCCGTTAAATTAACCAACGCTCCCTACTACCTGCCATCAATGATCTTCTATAATTTGAGCACGATTGGCTTGATTGTCACCCTCGCCTCATACATGCAAAAATTCTGGAATCAGTGGCTCCCTTTCATTCATTGGGTCGCCCTGTACGCCCACCGGTCATACCTGGGCCACGTCTTTTGGCTCTACTGGTGCTGGCAGGGGATTAACCACTTCATCCCCCACCTCTTTCTCGCCGTTAAGTTCCCCCTGCTCGTTATTCTGACAATCACCCTGTCCTTTACCTTCTCCTACTGTGCCCACCTAACCTGGACGAGGATTAAGCGGGTATTAAATATCCGCCACCTGGTGAATGGAATCGAGTAG
- a CDS encoding NAD(P)H-binding protein → MGRTVIVSRRHDQLSRLLMEQLYDAVAVSSFKIEFKRGDQLCWLAQPGDPVDDEVQDLAKLINQSIFLPRKIVMLSMAGTADDADISQLKKWYGKSAQEYLWAHQYAVKMIDEFELPYTIVRALPIMATTTKAKITAEGQSITGTGVSEQALAKVLSQVLDSDQYDGQSIGVSAEDEGDYDDRK, encoded by the coding sequence ATGGGCAGAACAGTAATCGTTAGTCGCCGCCATGACCAGCTAAGTCGCCTGCTCATGGAACAATTGTATGATGCGGTTGCCGTCAGCAGCTTTAAAATTGAGTTTAAGCGTGGCGACCAGTTATGCTGGCTTGCCCAGCCTGGTGACCCGGTTGACGACGAGGTCCAGGACCTGGCAAAATTAATTAACCAGTCCATCTTTTTACCCCGCAAGATCGTCATGCTTTCGATGGCGGGTACTGCTGATGATGCGGACATTAGCCAGTTGAAAAAGTGGTACGGCAAGAGTGCTCAAGAGTACCTGTGGGCCCACCAGTATGCGGTTAAAATGATTGATGAGTTCGAACTGCCCTATACCATTGTCCGGGCCCTCCCAATTATGGCGACGACGACCAAAGCCAAAATCACGGCAGAAGGGCAGTCAATAACGGGAACGGGCGTTAGTGAACAAGCTCTAGCGAAGGTCCTTAGCCAGGTTTTGGATAGTGACCAGTACGATGGGCAGTCGATTGGTGTTTCAGCCGAAGACGAGGGGGATTACGATGATAGAAAATAA
- a CDS encoding GntR family transcriptional regulator: MADLVYSSVMRDIKQKILKNQYEGMRLPDERSLSETYGVSRSSIKRALGILAQQGIIFKKRGSGTFINPLYLKNQSLFHYEGSNLGVTDSFQVAGKKQRIQLLNYQVIPASEDIQEELFLNDNDFVYQIKRLRLIDDQPFMIETGFIPIKIVPTLSPAIVNSSIFNYLEDSMGKRVTKSFTTISVAPSTVDDQKLLKLKPTEPVSIMDGVFFLDDGTPFEVSSMRIHYQYMRYSTFINLDQEG, from the coding sequence ATGGCAGATTTAGTATATAGCTCCGTAATGCGCGATATAAAGCAGAAAATCTTGAAGAACCAATACGAGGGGATGCGCCTCCCCGACGAGCGAAGCCTCAGTGAAACCTACGGGGTAAGCCGGAGCTCAATCAAGCGGGCCCTGGGAATTCTTGCCCAGCAAGGGATTATCTTTAAAAAGCGGGGGTCAGGAACCTTCATTAACCCCCTGTACTTGAAGAACCAGTCCCTCTTTCACTATGAGGGTAGCAATTTGGGGGTTACTGATAGTTTTCAAGTTGCCGGTAAGAAGCAGCGTATTCAGTTGCTCAACTACCAAGTTATTCCCGCTAGTGAAGATATTCAAGAGGAACTCTTCCTTAATGATAACGATTTTGTATACCAAATCAAACGGCTACGCTTGATTGACGACCAGCCGTTTATGATTGAGACCGGCTTTATTCCTATTAAGATTGTACCGACCCTGTCACCAGCGATTGTTAACAGCTCAATTTTCAACTACCTGGAAGATAGTATGGGCAAGCGGGTAACCAAGTCATTTACAACCATCAGCGTGGCCCCCTCAACAGTAGACGACCAGAAACTGCTAAAACTTAAGCCCACGGAGCCGGTTAGCATCATGGACGGGGTCTTCTTTTTAGACGATGGAACCCCGTTTGAGGTTTCAAGCATGCGGATCCACTACCAGTACATGCGGTATAGCACATTCATTAACTTAGACCAGGAAGGATAG
- a CDS encoding AI-2E family transporter — protein sequence MKKYINRQHISLVLALFILYLAIIFWPHFIKWAGTLLGAITPLLIGGVIAYIVNLLLRQYEGLYLRLFKQKKARRFKRLWGIFLSYFTIFLIVAIVIRLVIPELINCIQLLITNHSRVITRFIATFENNDDVQKILRNFDPRHISWAKAQKYLTYGFGGTFRALMSTASSVVSVATTAVIAFFFSIYLLIYKEMLARQFSRLINTYLAKVKRPLMYVVHTFDDSYSSYIVGQCKDAALLGIACFIGMTILRMPYATMIGVVTAFGALIPIIGAILGASIGVVLIFAVSPIKAGIFLVFIILLQQFDNRVTYPLVVGKSIGLPSVWVFAAVIVGGSISGILGMMLTVPLFAAIYRIVATDVGKREQAKEKSIAE from the coding sequence GTGAAAAAATACATTAACAGGCAGCACATCTCATTAGTGCTCGCTCTCTTCATCCTCTACCTGGCCATTATTTTTTGGCCCCACTTCATCAAGTGGGCAGGCACGCTTTTGGGCGCCATTACGCCCCTTCTGATTGGTGGCGTGATTGCCTACATCGTCAATCTCCTCCTGCGCCAGTATGAAGGCCTGTACCTGCGCTTGTTTAAGCAGAAAAAAGCCCGCCGGTTTAAGCGCCTGTGGGGGATTTTCCTTTCCTACTTCACCATTTTTCTGATTGTGGCGATTGTCATCCGCTTGGTAATTCCGGAGCTCATCAACTGTATTCAGCTTTTGATCACCAACCACAGCCGGGTAATTACCCGCTTCATTGCCACCTTTGAGAACAATGACGATGTCCAAAAGATCCTCCGTAATTTTGACCCCCGCCACATTTCCTGGGCAAAGGCGCAAAAATACCTGACCTATGGTTTTGGCGGCACGTTTAGGGCCCTCATGTCAACCGCCTCTTCCGTTGTCTCGGTTGCCACCACGGCCGTAATTGCCTTTTTCTTTTCCATTTACCTCCTTATTTATAAGGAAATGCTGGCTCGCCAGTTCTCCCGCTTAATCAACACCTACCTGGCTAAGGTTAAGCGCCCACTGATGTACGTCGTTCACACCTTCGACGATAGTTACAGCAGCTACATCGTCGGTCAATGTAAAGACGCTGCCCTCCTGGGAATCGCCTGCTTTATCGGGATGACCATTCTGCGGATGCCATACGCCACCATGATTGGCGTGGTCACAGCCTTTGGCGCTCTAATTCCAATTATTGGGGCTATCCTGGGAGCCAGTATAGGGGTTGTCCTGATTTTTGCCGTTTCCCCAATCAAGGCGGGAATCTTCCTGGTCTTTATCATCCTTCTCCAGCAGTTTGACAACCGGGTCACTTACCCCCTGGTTGTTGGCAAGAGCATCGGGCTCCCCAGCGTCTGGGTATTTGCTGCTGTCATTGTCGGCGGGAGTATTTCAGGAATTCTCGGTATGATGCTGACGGTCCCCCTCTTCGCCGCCATCTACCGAATCGTTGCCACTGATGTCGGCAAACGAGAACAAGCAAAGGAAAAATCAATAGCTGAATAG